The following are encoded together in the Brassica napus cultivar Da-Ae chromosome A9, Da-Ae, whole genome shotgun sequence genome:
- the LOC106368027 gene encoding two-component response regulator ARR9 isoform X1 produces the protein MGMAAAECQFHVLAVDDSLVDRKLIERLLQKSSCQVTTVDSGYKALEFLGLRQGTESNDPTALSPSPQEVNLIITDYCMPGMTGYDLLKKLKESPAFKNIPVVIMSSENVPARISRCLEEGAEEFFLKPVRLADLNKLKPHMMKTKLKNQKLEEIETPSDDENGTVAAVEPEIKDSVEMEIKMLPLQSETEPKRVLLQVVQQEEQMLSNNKRKSMEEGLSTDRPRPRLEGIATAV, from the exons ATGGGTATGGCAGCAGCGGAATGTCAGTTTCATGTTTTAGCCGTTGATGATAGTTTAGTCGATCGGAAACTCATAGAGAGACTGCTTCAAAAGTCTTCTTGTCAAG TAACAACTGTTGATTCAGGCTATAAGGCGTTAGAGTTTCTGGGTTTAAGACAAGGTACTGAGAGTAACGACCCAACTGCTCTTTCTCCATCTCCTCAG GAAGTGAATCTTATCATTACAGATTATTGTATGCCAGGCATGACTGGTTATGATTTACTCAAGAAACTCaag GAATCACCAGCTTTTAAGAACATACCGGTAGTAATAATGTCATCGGAGAACGTTCCTGCAAGGATCAGCAG ATGTTTGGAAGAAGGAGCAGAAGAATTTTTCTTGAAACCAGTAAGATTGGCTGATCTCAACAAGCTGAAACCTCATATGATGAAAACAAAGTTGAAGAACCAGAAGTTGGAAGAGATTGAAACACCTTCAGATGACGAAAATGGAACCGTCGCAGCAGTTGAACCAGAGATTAAAGATTCAGTAGAAATGGAAATCAAAATGTTGCCTCTACAATCAGAAACAGAACCAAAACGAGTGCTTCTGCAAGTGGTACAACAAGAGGAGCAAATGTTGAGTAACAACAAGAGGAAGTCAATGGAAGAAGGGCTCTCAACAGATAGACCACGTCCTAGGTTAGAGGGCATCGCAACCGCTGTCTGA
- the LOC106368027 gene encoding two-component response regulator ARR9 isoform X2: protein MGMAAAECQFHVLAVDDSLVDRKLIERLLQKSSCQGYKALEFLGLRQGTESNDPTALSPSPQEVNLIITDYCMPGMTGYDLLKKLKESPAFKNIPVVIMSSENVPARISRCLEEGAEEFFLKPVRLADLNKLKPHMMKTKLKNQKLEEIETPSDDENGTVAAVEPEIKDSVEMEIKMLPLQSETEPKRVLLQVVQQEEQMLSNNKRKSMEEGLSTDRPRPRLEGIATAV, encoded by the exons ATGGGTATGGCAGCAGCGGAATGTCAGTTTCATGTTTTAGCCGTTGATGATAGTTTAGTCGATCGGAAACTCATAGAGAGACTGCTTCAAAAGTCTTCTTGTCAAG GCTATAAGGCGTTAGAGTTTCTGGGTTTAAGACAAGGTACTGAGAGTAACGACCCAACTGCTCTTTCTCCATCTCCTCAG GAAGTGAATCTTATCATTACAGATTATTGTATGCCAGGCATGACTGGTTATGATTTACTCAAGAAACTCaag GAATCACCAGCTTTTAAGAACATACCGGTAGTAATAATGTCATCGGAGAACGTTCCTGCAAGGATCAGCAG ATGTTTGGAAGAAGGAGCAGAAGAATTTTTCTTGAAACCAGTAAGATTGGCTGATCTCAACAAGCTGAAACCTCATATGATGAAAACAAAGTTGAAGAACCAGAAGTTGGAAGAGATTGAAACACCTTCAGATGACGAAAATGGAACCGTCGCAGCAGTTGAACCAGAGATTAAAGATTCAGTAGAAATGGAAATCAAAATGTTGCCTCTACAATCAGAAACAGAACCAAAACGAGTGCTTCTGCAAGTGGTACAACAAGAGGAGCAAATGTTGAGTAACAACAAGAGGAAGTCAATGGAAGAAGGGCTCTCAACAGATAGACCACGTCCTAGGTTAGAGGGCATCGCAACCGCTGTCTGA
- the LOC106368024 gene encoding cystathionine beta-lyase, chloroplastic isoform X2 — MEKSIANSTTPDCLNAIDIKEEASVATLLMNMENEFDPFDALSTPLYQTATFKQPSAIENGPYDYTRSGNPTRDALQSLLAKLDKADRAFCFTSGMAALTAVTHLLKTGDEIVAGDDVYGGSDRLLSQVVPRSGVVVKRVNTTSLDEVAAAIGPRTKLVWLESPTNPRQQISDIRKIAEMAHAQGALMLVDNSIMSPVLSRPLELGADIVMHSATKFIAGHSDVMAGVLAVKGEKLAKELYFLQNSEGSGLAPFDCWICLRGIKTMALRIEKQQENARKIAMYLSSHPRVKKVYYAGLPDHPGHHLHFSQAKGAGSVFSFITGSVALSKHLVETTKYFSIAVSFGSVKSLISMPCFMSHASIPAEVREARGLTEDLVRISAGIEDADDLISDLDIAFRTGPI, encoded by the exons ATGGAGAAAAGTATAGCTAACAGTACCACACCAGATTGTTTAAATG CTATTGATATCAAAGAAGAGGCTAGCGTCGCTACGTTACTGATGAACATGGAAAATGAATTTGATCCCTTTGACGCTCTGAGTACTCCGCTTTACCAGACGGCTACATTTAAGCAG cctTCTGCTATTGAAAATGGTCCTTATGACTACACAAGAAGTGGGAATCCTACACGGGATGCGTTGCAAAG tCTTCTTGCGAAGCTTGATAAGGCAGATAGAGCATTTTGCTTTACTAGTGGAATGGCTGCTCTTACTGCTGTTACACACCTTCTCAAAACTG GCGACGAGATTGTTGCTGGTGATGATGTGTACGGTGGCTCAGACAGATTACTATCTCAAGTAGTCCCAAGATCTGGTGTTGTGGTAAA ACGAGTAAACACAACTAGTTTAGACGAGGTTGCTGCTGCCATTGGTCCCAGGACAAAACTTGTGTGGCTTGAGTCTCCAACTAACCCCAGACAACAAATATCTGATATAcga AAAATAGCTGAGATGGCTCATGCTCAAGGTGCACTTATGTTGGTGGACAACAGCATTATGTCACCGGTGCTCTCTCGCCCATTAGAACTTGGAGCTG ATATCGTTATGCACTCGGCTACTAAGTTTATAGCTGGACACAGTGATGTGATGGCGGGTGTGCTTGCTGTAAAAGGCGAAAA ATTGGCAAAGGAGTTGTACTTTCTCCAAAACTCTGAAGGTTCTGGTTTAGCTCCGTTCGACTGTTGGATTTGCCTACGAGGAATCAAGACAATGGCTTTACGTATAGAAAAGCAACAG gAAAACGCACGGAAAATCGCAATGTACTTGTCTTCTCATCCAAGAGTGAAGAAAGTTTACTACGCTGGTCTACCAGATCATCCTGGTCACCATCTCCACTTCTCTCAG GCAAAAGGTGCAGGGTCAGTTTTTAGCTTTATAACAGGATCGGTTGCGCTATCTAAGCATCTTGTAGAAACCACCAAATACTTCAGCATTGCTGTCAGTTTTG GGAGTGTTAAGTCACTTATAAGCATGCCGTGCTTCATGTCACATGCAAGCATACCTGCTGAAGTACGCGAGGCCAGAGGCTTGACTGAAGATCTTGTCCGAATCTCTGCAGGCATTGAAGATGCTGATGATTTGATCTCTGATCTTGATATCGCCTTCAGAACCGGTCCCATCTAG
- the LOC106368024 gene encoding cystathionine beta-lyase, chloroplastic isoform X1, whose product MEKSIANSTTPDCLNAIDIKEEASVATLLMNMENEFDPFDALSTPLYQTATFKQPSAIENGPYDYTRSGNPTRDALQSLLAKLDKADRAFCFTSGMAALTAVTHLLKTGDEIVAGDDVYGGSDRLLSQVVPRSGVVVKRVNTTSLDEVAAAIGPRTKLVWLESPTNPRQQISDIRKIAEMAHAQGALMLVDNSIMSPVLSRPLELGADIVMHSATKFIAGHSDVMAGVLAVKGEKCVFLLLVFSTIKCLRSYYYYICILKISRLAKELYFLQNSEGSGLAPFDCWICLRGIKTMALRIEKQQENARKIAMYLSSHPRVKKVYYAGLPDHPGHHLHFSQAKGAGSVFSFITGSVALSKHLVETTKYFSIAVSFGSVKSLISMPCFMSHASIPAEVREARGLTEDLVRISAGIEDADDLISDLDIAFRTGPI is encoded by the exons ATGGAGAAAAGTATAGCTAACAGTACCACACCAGATTGTTTAAATG CTATTGATATCAAAGAAGAGGCTAGCGTCGCTACGTTACTGATGAACATGGAAAATGAATTTGATCCCTTTGACGCTCTGAGTACTCCGCTTTACCAGACGGCTACATTTAAGCAG cctTCTGCTATTGAAAATGGTCCTTATGACTACACAAGAAGTGGGAATCCTACACGGGATGCGTTGCAAAG tCTTCTTGCGAAGCTTGATAAGGCAGATAGAGCATTTTGCTTTACTAGTGGAATGGCTGCTCTTACTGCTGTTACACACCTTCTCAAAACTG GCGACGAGATTGTTGCTGGTGATGATGTGTACGGTGGCTCAGACAGATTACTATCTCAAGTAGTCCCAAGATCTGGTGTTGTGGTAAA ACGAGTAAACACAACTAGTTTAGACGAGGTTGCTGCTGCCATTGGTCCCAGGACAAAACTTGTGTGGCTTGAGTCTCCAACTAACCCCAGACAACAAATATCTGATATAcga AAAATAGCTGAGATGGCTCATGCTCAAGGTGCACTTATGTTGGTGGACAACAGCATTATGTCACCGGTGCTCTCTCGCCCATTAGAACTTGGAGCTG ATATCGTTATGCACTCGGCTACTAAGTTTATAGCTGGACACAGTGATGTGATGGCGGGTGTGCTTGCTGTAAAAGGCGAAAAGTGTGTGTTTCTTCTACTTGTCTTTTCCACTATCAAGTGTTTGAGATCCTATTACTATTACATTTGTATTCTTAAAATTTCCAGATTGGCAAAGGAGTTGTACTTTCTCCAAAACTCTGAAGGTTCTGGTTTAGCTCCGTTCGACTGTTGGATTTGCCTACGAGGAATCAAGACAATGGCTTTACGTATAGAAAAGCAACAG gAAAACGCACGGAAAATCGCAATGTACTTGTCTTCTCATCCAAGAGTGAAGAAAGTTTACTACGCTGGTCTACCAGATCATCCTGGTCACCATCTCCACTTCTCTCAG GCAAAAGGTGCAGGGTCAGTTTTTAGCTTTATAACAGGATCGGTTGCGCTATCTAAGCATCTTGTAGAAACCACCAAATACTTCAGCATTGCTGTCAGTTTTG GGAGTGTTAAGTCACTTATAAGCATGCCGTGCTTCATGTCACATGCAAGCATACCTGCTGAAGTACGCGAGGCCAGAGGCTTGACTGAAGATCTTGTCCGAATCTCTGCAGGCATTGAAGATGCTGATGATTTGATCTCTGATCTTGATATCGCCTTCAGAACCGGTCCCATCTAG